In Solanum pennellii chromosome 3, SPENNV200, a single window of DNA contains:
- the LOC107012995 gene encoding 14 kDa proline-rich protein DC2.15-like, whose translation MASKNQASITLFLSLNLLFFTLVSADCSTDILKFGACTNILNDLVGVIIGTTPTSSCCSLIGGLVDLEAAVCLCTAIKADILGIHLDIPISLNILLNVCGKNYPTGYTC comes from the coding sequence ATGGCTTCCAAAAATCAGGCCTCTATTACCCTTTTCTTATCACTTAATCTCCTCTTCTTTACTCTTGTAAGTGCAGACTGTTCAActgatattttgaaatttggggCATGTACTAATATACTTAATGATTTGGTGGGTGTAATTATCGGGACTACTCCAACTTCGTCATGCTGCAGTTTGATTGGGGGACTGGTGGACCTAGAGGCCGCGGTTTGCTTGTGCACAGCCATAAAAGCAGATATTCTGGGAATTCATTTGGATATACCAATCTCTCTAAACATCCTTCTCAACGTCTGTGGAAAGAATTATCCTACTGGTTACACTTGttga